The Apus apus isolate bApuApu2 chromosome 8, bApuApu2.pri.cur, whole genome shotgun sequence genome has a window encoding:
- the PRKCI gene encoding protein kinase C iota type isoform X2 — MYFLVYQNGLACLVQEKTRAHCAICTDRIWGLGRQGYKCINCKLLVHKKCHKLVSRECGRHALQPEPIMPMDPSSVNPDNVESVIPYNPSSHESLDHVGEEKEAMSIRESGKASSSLGLQDFDLLRVIGRGSYAKVLLVRLKKTERIYAMKVVKKELVNDDEDIDWVQTEKHVFEQASNHPFLVGLHSCFQTESRLFFVIEYVNGGDLMFHMQRQRKLPEEHARFYSAEISLALNYLHERGIIYRDLKLDNVLLDSEGHIKLTDYGMCKEGLRPGDTTSTFCGTPNYIAPEILRGEDYGFSVDWWALGVLMFEMMAGRSPFDIVGSSDNPDQNTEDYLFQVILEKQIRIPRSLSVKAAGVLKSFLNKDPKERLGCHPQTGFADIQGHPFFRNVDWDLMEQKQVVPPFKPNISGEFGLDNFDSQFTNEPVQLTPDDDDIVKKIDQSEFEGFEYINPLLMSAEECV; from the exons ATG TATTTCCTTGTGTACCAGAACGGCCTGGCATGCCTTGTCCAGGAGAAGACA AGAGCTCATTGTGCCATCTGCACCGACCGAATATGGGGCCTGGGTCGCCAGGGATATAAATGCATCAACTGCAAACTCCTTGTTCACAAGAAGTGCCACAAACTTGTCAGTAGAGAATGTGGCCGCCACGCGCTGCAACCG GAACCAATAATGCCTATGGATCCGTCATCAGTAAATCCAGATAATGTAGAATCAG TGATTCCTTACAATCCCTCAAGTCATGAGAGCTTGGACCATGTTGGTGAAGAAAAAGAG GCAATGAGCATTAGAGAGAGTGGCAAAGCTTCCTCCAGTCTGGGTCTGCAGGATTTCGATTTGCTCCGGGTTATAGGAAGAGGCAGTTATGCCAAAGTGCTGCTGGTTCGCCTGAAGAAAACGGAGCGCATTTATGCAATGAAAGTGGTGAAGAAAGAGCTCGTCAATGATGATGAG GATATTGATTGGGTTCAGACGGAGAAACACGTCTTTGAACAGGCTTCAAATCATCCCTTCCTTGTTGGACTACACTCCTGCTTCCAGACAGAAAGCAG GTTATTCTTTGTTATAGAGTATGTAAATGGTGGAGATCTGATGTTTCATatgcagaggcagagaaagcTGCCAGAGGAGCATGCCAG GTTTTATTCTGCTGAAATCAGTCTGGCATTGAACTATTTGCATGAACGAGGCATAATCTACAGAGACTTAAAACTGGATAATGTGCTACTAGATTCTGAAGGGCATATTAAACTCACAGATTATGGCATGTGCAAG GAGGGTCTGAGACCTGGTGACACAACCAGCACGTTCTGTGGGACTCCAAACTATATTGCACCTGAAATTCTCCGGGGAGAGGATTATG GCTTCAGTGTAGACTGGTGGGCTCTTGGTGTCCTTATGTTTGAAATGATGGCAGGTCGGTCACCATTTGATATTGTTGGGAGTTCTGACAATCCTGATCAGAATACAGAAGATTATCTTTTCCAAG taattttggaaaaacagaTCCGAATTCCCCGATCCCTTTCTGTCAAAGCAGCAGGTGTTCTAAAGAGTTTCCTTAATAAG GATCCAAAGGAACGTTTAGGCTGTCATCCTCAGACAGGATTTGCAGATATCCAGGGACATCCCTTCTTCCGCAACGTTGATTGGGATCTG ATGGAGCAAAAGCAAGTGGTGCCTCCGTTTAAACCAAATATATCTGGAGAATTTGGTCTGGATAATTTTGATTCCCAATTCACGAATGAACCTGTGCAGCTCACTCCAGATGATGA TGATATTGTGAAGAAGATTGACCAGTCTGAATTTGAAGGCTTTGAATATATAAATCCTCTTTTGATGTCAGCTGAGGAATGTGTCTGA